From a region of the Streptomyces venezuelae genome:
- the iolD gene encoding 3D-(3,5/4)-trihydroxycyclohexane-1,2-dione acylhydrolase (decyclizing) — MRLTVAQALVRFLSRQYTERDGHRSRLIAATWGIFGHGNVAGIGQALLETGPEVMPFLQGRNEQAMVHAAVGYARQRGRLSAHAVTTSIGPGATNLVTGAALATVNRIPVLLLPGDTFATRPADPVLQQLEVPYAGDLSVNDTLRPVSRHFDRITRPEALIPAALQAVRVLTDPVQTGAVTLALPQDVQAQAYDWPEEFFAERVWGVRRPRPDRHELARAAQAVRGSARPLIVAGGGIRHSEASAALAALAEATGIPVAVTQAGKGVLPHGHPADVGGIGHTGTSTAAALAREADLVIAAGTRLTDFTTASATLFQNPAVRFVGLNLDPYDAHKLAALPLVADAREALDELRGALAGHRTDPAYRSAYAAERARWESRVERAYAVPDADEDAPPTQAQVLGLLDALVDGTDILINAAGSLPGDLHKLWRARSQDQYHVEYGYSCMGYEIPAAIGVALAAPGRPVWALVGDGTYLMNPTEIVTAVQERLPIRVVILDNHGYASIGGLSGAVGGEGFGTAYRFRAADSGYTGDPLPVDLAANAGSLGMAVIRARTTRDLREALAEARSATRPTCVYVQTRTPDTVSGPPPAQAWWDVPVAETATRKAAATAREEYDRQAAQRRRHL; from the coding sequence GTGAGGCTCACCGTCGCGCAGGCGCTCGTCCGCTTCCTGTCCCGCCAGTACACCGAACGCGACGGACACCGGAGCCGGCTGATCGCCGCCACCTGGGGGATCTTCGGACACGGGAACGTGGCGGGCATCGGCCAGGCCCTCCTGGAGACCGGCCCCGAGGTCATGCCCTTCCTCCAGGGCCGCAACGAGCAGGCCATGGTGCACGCCGCCGTCGGATACGCCCGCCAGCGCGGTCGCCTCTCCGCGCACGCCGTCACCACCTCCATCGGGCCCGGCGCCACCAACCTCGTCACCGGCGCCGCCCTCGCCACCGTCAACCGGATCCCGGTGCTCCTGCTGCCCGGCGACACCTTCGCCACCCGGCCCGCCGACCCCGTGCTCCAGCAGCTGGAGGTCCCGTACGCCGGGGACCTCTCCGTCAACGACACCCTGCGCCCCGTCTCCCGCCACTTCGACCGGATCACCCGCCCCGAGGCCCTGATCCCGGCCGCCCTCCAGGCCGTACGGGTGCTCACCGACCCCGTGCAGACTGGCGCCGTCACCCTCGCGCTGCCGCAGGACGTACAGGCGCAGGCGTACGACTGGCCCGAGGAGTTCTTCGCCGAGCGCGTGTGGGGCGTGCGCCGGCCCCGGCCGGACCGGCACGAGCTGGCCCGCGCCGCCCAGGCCGTACGCGGCTCCGCGCGCCCGCTGATCGTCGCCGGCGGCGGGATCCGGCACAGCGAGGCCAGTGCGGCCCTGGCCGCCCTCGCCGAGGCCACGGGGATCCCGGTGGCCGTCACCCAGGCGGGCAAGGGCGTCCTGCCCCACGGGCACCCCGCCGACGTGGGCGGAATCGGCCACACCGGGACCTCCACCGCCGCCGCGCTCGCCCGGGAGGCCGATCTCGTCATCGCCGCCGGGACCCGGCTGACCGACTTCACCACCGCGTCCGCGACCCTCTTCCAGAACCCGGCCGTCCGGTTCGTCGGCCTCAACCTGGACCCGTACGACGCCCACAAACTCGCCGCCCTGCCCCTGGTCGCCGACGCCCGCGAAGCGCTCGACGAGCTGCGGGGCGCCCTCGCCGGCCACCGCACGGACCCGGCGTACCGGAGCGCGTACGCGGCGGAGCGGGCCCGCTGGGAGAGCCGCGTCGAGCGGGCCTACGCCGTCCCTGACGCGGACGAGGACGCCCCGCCCACCCAGGCCCAGGTACTCGGGCTGCTCGACGCCCTCGTCGACGGCACCGACATCCTGATCAACGCGGCCGGCTCCCTCCCCGGAGACCTGCACAAGCTGTGGCGGGCCCGGTCGCAGGACCAGTACCACGTGGAGTACGGCTACTCCTGCATGGGCTACGAGATCCCCGCGGCCATCGGGGTGGCGCTGGCCGCCCCCGGCCGGCCGGTGTGGGCGCTGGTCGGCGACGGGACGTACCTGATGAACCCGACCGAGATCGTCACGGCCGTCCAGGAGCGCCTCCCGATCAGGGTGGTGATCCTCGACAACCACGGCTACGCCTCCATCGGCGGCCTGTCGGGGGCGGTGGGCGGCGAGGGCTTCGGCACCGCGTACCGCTTCCGGGCGGCCGACTCCGGATACACGGGGGACCCCCTTCCGGTGGACCTCGCGGCCAACGCGGGCTCCCTCGGAATGGCCGTTATCCGCGCCCGCACCACGCGTGACCTGCGCGAAGCCCTCGCCGAGGCACGCAGCGCGACCCGGCCCACATGTGTCTACGTACAGACCCGAACGCCCGACACTGTGTCGGGCCCACCCCCGGCACAGGCGTGGTGGGATGTTCCTGTGGCCGAGACCGCGACCCGCAAGGCCGCTGCGACGGCCCGGGAAGAGTACGACCGGCAAGCCGCGCAGCGACGTCGCCATCTGTGA
- the iolB gene encoding 5-deoxy-glucuronate isomerase, with product MEWTRLMVLDLAPGEAHAHASGPCEWIVLPLSGACEVRCRALPDPASQASEARGPGQSPGDGPEVFQLHGRTGVFSGTTDFVYLPRDADAEIRSAAGGHFALAGARCERRLPARYGPAAQVPVELRGAGHCSRQVNNFAAAGTFPADRLIAVEVLTPGGNWSSYPPHKHDEHHPGEESRLEEIYYFEIAPHGDTPGLGYQRVTPSPAGKTDVLTEVRTGDAVLIPDGWHGPSMAAPGHDMYYLNVMAGPGRTREWLIRDHPDHGWIRGTWDGQDIDPRLPFPGPSRSRTEDHR from the coding sequence ATGGAGTGGACGAGGCTGATGGTCCTCGACCTGGCCCCGGGCGAGGCCCACGCACACGCGTCCGGGCCGTGCGAATGGATCGTGCTCCCGCTCTCGGGCGCCTGCGAGGTCCGCTGCCGGGCACTGCCCGACCCGGCCTCGCAGGCGTCCGAGGCGCGGGGTCCGGGACAGAGCCCCGGGGACGGGCCGGAGGTGTTCCAACTGCACGGCCGGACCGGGGTCTTCAGCGGCACCACCGACTTCGTCTACCTGCCGCGGGACGCGGACGCGGAGATCCGGTCGGCCGCCGGCGGGCACTTCGCCCTCGCCGGAGCCCGCTGCGAGCGGCGGCTCCCCGCCCGGTACGGCCCCGCCGCGCAGGTCCCCGTAGAGCTCCGCGGCGCAGGCCACTGCTCCCGCCAGGTCAACAACTTCGCCGCCGCCGGCACCTTCCCCGCCGACCGCCTCATCGCCGTCGAGGTGCTCACCCCCGGCGGGAACTGGTCCTCGTACCCGCCCCACAAGCACGACGAGCACCACCCCGGCGAGGAGTCCCGCCTGGAGGAGATCTACTACTTCGAGATCGCCCCGCACGGGGACACCCCCGGGCTCGGCTACCAGCGGGTCACCCCCTCCCCGGCCGGGAAGACCGACGTCCTCACCGAGGTGCGGACCGGGGACGCGGTGCTCATCCCCGACGGCTGGCACGGGCCGTCCATGGCCGCCCCCGGGCACGACATGTACTACCTGAACGTGATGGCCGGACCGGGCAGGACCCGGGAGTGGCTGATCCGGGACCACCCCGACCACGGCTGGATCCGCGGCACCTGGGACGGCCAGGACATCGACCCCCGGCTGCCCTTCCCCGGCCCGTCCCGATCCCGGACGGAGGACCACCGGTGA
- the iolC gene encoding 5-dehydro-2-deoxygluconokinase has product MGRIGVDLYPLATGVPLAEAETFGKFLGGSPSNVAVAAARLGRRVAVITRTGADPFGGYLRSELRGFGVDDRWVAEVPGLPTPITFCEIFPPDRFPLYFYRLPKAPDLEIAAEEVDLAAVRAARVFWMTGTGLSEEPSREATLAALEARARTGTTVFDLDWRPMLWREKPGPYYERALRSATVAVGNTEECEIATGESDPHAAARALLAAGVELAVVKRGPEGVLAVHRDGTVAEVAPVPVDVVNGLGAGDAFGGALCHGLLAGWEPERVMRYANAAGAIVASRLACSSAMPFAHEVEEVLGRAGGV; this is encoded by the coding sequence ATGGGCCGGATCGGGGTGGATCTCTACCCGTTGGCGACGGGCGTACCACTGGCCGAGGCCGAGACCTTCGGCAAGTTCCTGGGCGGCTCCCCGTCCAACGTGGCCGTCGCCGCGGCCCGGCTGGGGCGCCGGGTGGCGGTGATCACCCGTACCGGAGCGGACCCCTTCGGCGGGTATCTGCGCTCCGAACTGCGGGGGTTCGGGGTGGACGACCGGTGGGTCGCCGAGGTCCCGGGGCTGCCGACCCCCATCACCTTCTGCGAGATCTTCCCGCCGGACCGCTTCCCGCTGTACTTCTACCGGCTGCCGAAGGCACCGGACCTGGAGATCGCGGCCGAGGAGGTGGACCTGGCGGCGGTACGGGCGGCCCGCGTGTTCTGGATGACGGGCACGGGCCTGAGCGAGGAGCCCTCGCGGGAGGCGACCCTGGCGGCGCTGGAGGCCCGCGCGCGGACCGGCACGACGGTGTTCGACCTGGACTGGCGGCCGATGCTGTGGCGGGAGAAACCCGGGCCGTACTACGAGCGGGCGCTGCGGTCCGCGACGGTGGCCGTGGGGAACACGGAGGAGTGCGAGATCGCCACGGGCGAGTCGGATCCCCACGCGGCGGCGCGGGCGCTGCTCGCGGCGGGCGTGGAACTGGCGGTGGTCAAGCGCGGCCCCGAGGGCGTGCTGGCGGTCCACCGCGACGGCACCGTGGCGGAGGTCGCCCCCGTGCCGGTGGACGTGGTCAACGGGCTCGGCGCGGGCGACGCGTTCGGCGGGGCGCTGTGCCACGGACTGCTGGCGGGGTGGGAACCGGAGCGGGTGATGCGGTACGCGAACGCGGCCGGGGCGATCGTCGCCTCACGGCTGGCGTGTTCGAGCGCGATGCCGTTCGCTCACGAGGTGGAGGAGGTGCTCGGACGTGCCGGTGGTGTCTGA
- a CDS encoding sugar phosphate isomerase/epimerase family protein, which translates to MTSSPPALTRIRIGSAPDSWGVWFPDDPRQTPWERFLDEVADAGYEWIELGPYGYLPTDPARLAEETAKRGLRVSAGTVFTGLHHGPAVWEDTWEHVSRIAALTRAMGAAHLVVIPSFWRDDKTGEVREDRTLTAAQWRELTSQTERLGREVRDRYGLRIVVHPHADTHIDTPENVARFLDATDPELVSLCLDTGHYAYCGGDSVQAVETFGERIGYLHLKQVDPRILAEVMAAELPFGPAVGRGVMCEPPSGVPALEPVLAAAQRLDVDLFAIVEQDMYPCPPDRPLPIARRTRAYLRSCGAR; encoded by the coding sequence ATGACGTCCTCCCCGCCCGCGTTGACCCGTATCCGCATCGGTTCGGCTCCGGACTCCTGGGGTGTCTGGTTTCCCGACGACCCCCGGCAGACCCCGTGGGAACGCTTCCTCGACGAGGTGGCCGACGCCGGGTACGAGTGGATCGAACTCGGCCCCTACGGCTATCTGCCCACCGATCCCGCCCGCCTCGCCGAGGAAACGGCCAAGCGCGGACTGCGCGTCTCGGCCGGAACCGTCTTCACCGGACTCCATCACGGGCCCGCCGTGTGGGAGGACACCTGGGAGCACGTGTCGCGGATCGCGGCCCTGACCCGGGCGATGGGCGCGGCCCATCTCGTCGTCATCCCGTCCTTCTGGCGGGACGACAAGACCGGGGAGGTACGGGAGGACCGCACCCTGACGGCCGCCCAATGGCGTGAACTGACCTCGCAGACCGAGCGCCTCGGCCGGGAGGTACGGGACCGGTACGGGCTGCGGATCGTCGTCCACCCGCACGCCGACACCCACATCGACACCCCGGAGAACGTGGCCCGCTTCCTGGACGCCACCGACCCCGAACTCGTCTCCCTGTGCCTGGACACGGGGCACTACGCGTACTGCGGCGGGGACAGCGTGCAGGCCGTGGAGACCTTCGGCGAGCGGATCGGCTACCTCCACCTCAAGCAGGTGGATCCGCGGATCCTCGCCGAAGTCATGGCCGCGGAGCTGCCCTTCGGGCCGGCCGTTGGGCGTGGGGTGATGTGCGAACCGCCCTCGGGGGTGCCCGCGCTGGAACCGGTGCTCGCGGCGGCCCAGCGCCTGGACGTGGACCTGTTCGCCATCGTGGAGCAGGACATGTACCCCTGTCCGCCGGACCGGCCGCTGCCGATCGCCCGGCGGACCCGCGCCTACCTCCGTTCCTGCGGCGCCCGCTGA
- a CDS encoding Gfo/Idh/MocA family protein → MSTLGIAVIGTGKMGADHVRRIGRTVGGARVVAVADPDGDRVKEVAGTVDGATAHTDPAAAIAAPGVQAVLIASPGPAHEEAILHALERELPVLCEKPLTPDPAGALRVMEAEQRLGRRLVQVGFMRRYDAEYARLKELLDAGGIGRPLFLHCRHRNASSPSFFTSDMLISDSVVHEVDAARWLLGQEITAVSVLSPRPTAAAPEGLSDPRLVLLETSGGAVVDVEIFVNCGFGYQVQCEAVGEAGSARIGDGHAMVVQSAGRWGGAIDQDFTVRFADAYDRQLRSWVAAAARGRVAGPDAYDGYAAAAVSEAGLTAARDGVRAVVDLAERPALYR, encoded by the coding sequence ATGAGCACGCTCGGCATCGCCGTCATCGGCACCGGGAAGATGGGCGCCGACCACGTACGCCGGATCGGGCGGACGGTGGGCGGGGCCCGGGTGGTGGCCGTGGCCGACCCGGACGGCGACCGGGTCAAGGAGGTCGCGGGCACTGTGGACGGGGCGACGGCGCACACCGACCCGGCGGCCGCGATAGCCGCGCCCGGGGTCCAGGCGGTGCTGATCGCCTCGCCCGGACCCGCCCACGAGGAGGCGATCCTGCACGCCCTGGAGCGGGAGCTGCCGGTGCTGTGCGAGAAGCCGCTGACGCCGGATCCCGCGGGTGCGCTGCGCGTGATGGAGGCCGAACAGCGGCTGGGGCGGCGCCTGGTGCAGGTCGGGTTCATGCGGCGGTACGACGCCGAGTACGCCCGGCTGAAGGAGCTGCTGGACGCGGGCGGGATCGGGCGCCCGCTCTTCCTGCACTGCCGGCACCGCAACGCCTCCTCGCCGTCGTTCTTCACCAGCGACATGCTGATCAGCGACTCGGTGGTGCACGAGGTGGACGCGGCCCGCTGGCTGCTGGGGCAGGAGATCACCGCCGTCAGCGTGCTCTCGCCGCGGCCCACGGCGGCCGCTCCCGAGGGGCTGAGCGATCCCCGGCTGGTGCTGCTGGAGACCTCGGGCGGGGCCGTCGTCGACGTGGAGATCTTCGTCAACTGCGGTTTCGGCTACCAGGTGCAGTGCGAGGCGGTCGGCGAGGCGGGCAGTGCCCGGATCGGTGACGGGCACGCGATGGTGGTGCAGTCGGCGGGCCGGTGGGGCGGCGCCATCGACCAGGACTTCACGGTGCGCTTCGCCGATGCGTACGACCGCCAGCTGCGGAGCTGGGTGGCCGCGGCCGCGCGCGGCCGCGTGGCGGGGCCCGACGCCTATGACGGCTACGCGGCGGCCGCCGTCTCCGAGGCGGGCCTCACGGCGGCGCGCGACGGTGTACGGGCCGTCGTGGACCTGGCGGAGCGCCCGGCCCTGTACCGCTGA
- a CDS encoding helix-turn-helix transcriptional regulator encodes MSDRQLWSYKEIAAHIRVQPDTVRSYRKHGLLPTPDHVEGGKPYWYADTVRAWVARRPGNRGRRED; translated from the coding sequence ATGAGCGACCGACAGCTGTGGTCGTACAAGGAGATCGCTGCTCACATCCGGGTCCAGCCGGACACCGTGCGCTCCTACCGCAAGCACGGGCTGCTGCCCACGCCCGACCACGTGGAAGGGGGCAAGCCCTACTGGTACGCCGATACCGTGCGCGCCTGGGTGGCCCGCCGGCCCGGAAACCGGGGCCGCCGCGAGGACTGA
- a CDS encoding MMPL family transporter, with protein MSEVKKPPSSGADAGWTRFVTARPRLTLLLALLVTALAVVAGGGVADRLGSGGWEDPGAQSTYATRALEREFPHSGPNLLLLVDAAAGTTGVDDPAVAAEAERLAAALDGERGVVGVGSYWRTQLPTLRSGDGRQALIVARVQGDEKTATAALERIAPRYEGPHGPVRVSLGGPAAVQREVTQTIQEDLLRAEIIALPVTLVLLVLVFGSAVAALLPLGVGIVAILGTNAVLRGLTEFTDVSVFAQNLTTALGLGLAIDYALFIVRRFREELAAGRDPVAAVGATLRTAGRTVLFSALTVAVSLSAMLFFPMYFLRSFAYAGVAVVLLAAAAALILLPAALVLLGDRVNALDLRRLWRRGRPQAAVTGPAETGRGWGRAAALVMRRAPVFAVATTVGLLLLGLPFMGVKFGTVDDRQLPKDAPSHVVQEQIRDGFPDSPGGGLTVLAEGAPGPERLAAYRDRLAALPGVIRVDGPIGSTTASGYSSFSVSVEGEAVGQTAQDLVGEVRAVDPGFKTSVTGQAAVLVDAQKAIAGALPAAAALVVLATLLLVFLLTGSLLIPLQAVLLNALSLTAMFGAVVWVFQEGNLSGLLSFTATGDIETTLPVLMFCIAFGLSMDYGVFLISRIKEEYDRTGDHESAVRTGLARTGGLITAAAVILAVVMVAIGTSRVTNTKMLGLGIALAVLMDAMVVRSLLVPAVMKLTGRATWWAPAPLRRLHERFGLSEGESAPPAPEPDRTPAGAPA; from the coding sequence ATGTCCGAAGTCAAGAAACCGCCGTCCTCCGGGGCGGATGCGGGGTGGACCCGCTTCGTCACGGCCCGGCCGCGGCTCACGCTGCTGCTCGCCCTGCTGGTCACGGCCCTGGCCGTGGTCGCGGGCGGCGGCGTCGCCGACCGGCTGGGAAGTGGCGGCTGGGAGGACCCGGGCGCCCAGTCCACCTACGCCACGCGGGCCCTGGAACGGGAGTTCCCGCACTCCGGGCCCAATCTGCTGCTGCTCGTCGACGCCGCCGCGGGCACCACGGGGGTCGACGACCCGGCCGTGGCCGCCGAAGCCGAACGGCTCGCGGCCGCACTCGACGGCGAACGGGGGGTCGTCGGCGTCGGCTCGTACTGGCGCACCCAGCTGCCCACGCTGCGCTCCGGGGACGGCCGTCAGGCACTCATCGTCGCCCGCGTCCAGGGCGACGAGAAGACGGCCACCGCGGCACTCGAACGCATAGCCCCGCGCTACGAGGGCCCGCACGGCCCGGTGCGGGTGTCCCTCGGCGGCCCCGCGGCCGTCCAGCGCGAGGTCACCCAGACCATCCAGGAAGACCTGCTGCGCGCCGAGATCATCGCCCTGCCGGTCACCCTCGTCCTGCTCGTCCTCGTCTTCGGCAGCGCCGTCGCCGCCCTGCTCCCGCTCGGCGTCGGCATCGTGGCCATCCTCGGCACCAACGCCGTACTGCGCGGACTCACCGAGTTCACCGACGTCTCCGTCTTCGCCCAGAACCTGACCACCGCGCTCGGCCTCGGACTCGCCATCGACTACGCCCTGTTCATCGTCCGCCGGTTCCGTGAGGAACTCGCCGCCGGGCGCGATCCGGTCGCCGCCGTCGGGGCCACCCTGCGCACGGCCGGCCGCACCGTGCTCTTCTCGGCGCTCACCGTCGCCGTCTCGCTCTCGGCGATGCTCTTCTTCCCCATGTACTTCCTGCGCTCCTTCGCCTACGCCGGGGTGGCGGTGGTGCTGCTCGCGGCGGCGGCCGCGCTGATCCTGCTGCCGGCCGCCCTGGTGCTCCTCGGCGACCGCGTCAACGCCCTCGACCTGCGCCGGCTGTGGCGGCGTGGCCGGCCGCAGGCGGCCGTGACCGGGCCCGCGGAGACGGGCCGCGGCTGGGGGCGGGCGGCCGCTCTCGTGATGCGGCGCGCCCCGGTCTTCGCCGTGGCCACCACCGTGGGCCTGCTGCTCCTCGGGCTGCCCTTCATGGGCGTCAAGTTCGGCACGGTCGACGACCGGCAGCTCCCGAAAGACGCTCCCTCGCACGTGGTGCAGGAGCAGATCCGCGACGGCTTCCCGGACAGCCCCGGCGGCGGACTCACCGTGCTCGCCGAGGGAGCGCCGGGCCCCGAGCGACTCGCGGCCTACCGGGACCGGCTGGCCGCCCTGCCCGGGGTGATCCGGGTGGACGGGCCGATCGGCTCCACGACCGCGAGCGGGTACAGCTCCTTCTCGGTCTCCGTCGAGGGCGAGGCCGTGGGGCAGACAGCCCAGGACCTGGTCGGCGAGGTCCGCGCCGTGGACCCGGGCTTCAAGACCTCGGTGACCGGGCAGGCGGCCGTTCTCGTCGACGCGCAGAAGGCCATCGCCGGAGCACTGCCCGCGGCGGCTGCCCTGGTGGTCCTCGCCACGCTGCTGCTGGTGTTCCTGCTCACCGGAAGCCTGCTGATACCGCTGCAGGCGGTGCTGCTCAACGCGCTCAGCCTGACCGCGATGTTCGGGGCGGTGGTGTGGGTGTTCCAGGAGGGCAACCTCTCCGGGCTCCTCTCCTTCACCGCGACCGGCGACATAGAGACCACCCTGCCGGTGCTGATGTTCTGCATCGCCTTCGGGCTCTCCATGGACTACGGGGTGTTCCTCATATCCCGGATCAAGGAGGAGTACGACCGCACCGGGGACCACGAGAGCGCCGTCCGGACGGGGCTGGCCCGCACCGGCGGACTGATCACCGCGGCGGCCGTGATCCTGGCGGTGGTGATGGTGGCCATCGGCACCTCCCGGGTGACCAACACCAAGATGCTGGGGCTCGGGATCGCGCTGGCGGTCCTCATGGACGCCATGGTCGTCCGCAGCCTCCTGGTCCCGGCGGTGATGAAGCTGACCGGACGCGCCACCTGGTGGGCGCCCGCCCCGCTGCGCCGCCTGCACGAGAGGTTCGGCCTGAGCGAGGGCGAGTCCGCGCCCCCGGCGCCGGAGCCGGACCGGACACCCGCGGGAGCCCCGGCCTGA
- a CDS encoding TetR/AcrR family transcriptional regulator, translating to MGKNTEKGTEGSAVDTSAAAAAPRRRQARGERRISQLLAAAAGVFCRTGYASASTNAIAREAGVSPGTLYQYFPNKEAIAVELGGQLLQRAHEMHGQAFRPENIHRPLPELLDAVLDPVIAFNCENPAFWALMHGTGVPGIAQEHEKLHESLLARIEAVLRDRCSGITPDELAHTSNMILGIFKSSLDLILAHEGDERAAYTAELKTVLLRYLEPMITGTPAH from the coding sequence ATGGGCAAAAACACTGAAAAAGGGACCGAGGGATCTGCCGTGGACACGAGTGCGGCGGCCGCCGCGCCGCGCCGCCGCCAGGCCCGCGGCGAGCGCCGGATCTCCCAGCTGCTGGCCGCCGCCGCCGGGGTGTTCTGCCGCACCGGCTACGCCTCGGCGAGCACCAACGCCATCGCCCGCGAGGCGGGCGTGTCGCCGGGCACCCTCTACCAGTACTTCCCCAACAAGGAGGCCATCGCGGTGGAGCTCGGCGGCCAGCTGCTCCAGCGCGCGCACGAGATGCACGGGCAGGCCTTCCGCCCCGAGAACATCCACCGCCCCCTGCCCGAGCTGCTCGACGCCGTCCTCGACCCGGTCATCGCCTTCAACTGCGAGAACCCGGCCTTCTGGGCCCTCATGCACGGCACCGGAGTCCCCGGCATCGCCCAGGAGCACGAAAAGCTGCACGAGAGCCTGCTCGCCCGCATCGAGGCCGTGCTGCGCGACCGCTGCTCCGGGATCACGCCCGACGAGCTCGCCCACACCTCGAACATGATCCTGGGCATCTTCAAGTCGTCCCTCGACCTGATCCTGGCCCACGAGGGCGACGAGCGCGCCGCGTACACCGCCGAGCTCAAGACCGTACTGCTGCGCTACCTGGAGCCGATGATCACCGGGACTCCCGCGCACTGA
- a CDS encoding heavy-metal-associated domain-containing protein: MTAETDTQTTTVYRVTGMTCGHCEGAVTTEISALPGVSTVKAVAATGEVTVVSAAPLADEDVRAAVDEAGYEFGGQV; this comes from the coding sequence ATGACCGCCGAGACGGACACCCAGACCACCACCGTCTACCGGGTGACCGGCATGACCTGCGGACACTGCGAGGGCGCCGTGACCACCGAGATCTCCGCCCTGCCGGGCGTCAGCACGGTCAAGGCGGTCGCCGCGACCGGCGAGGTCACCGTGGTCTCCGCCGCCCCGCTCGCGGACGAGGACGTCCGCGCCGCCGTCGACGAGGCCGGCTACGAGTTCGGCGGGCAGGTCTGA